In a genomic window of Rhododendron vialii isolate Sample 1 chromosome 12a, ASM3025357v1:
- the LOC131310288 gene encoding spermidine synthase 1, translated as MAEESGAATDFPVKRQREDEELNNHHNHKHNGVEMEGINDNNSISTNKESEYISSVIPGWFSEISPMWPGEAHSLKVEKILFQGKSEYQNVMVFQSSTYGNVLVLDGVIQLTERDECAYQEMIVHLPLCSIPNPKKVLVIGGGDGGVLREVSRHSSVEQIDICEIDKMVVDVSEQFFPHVSIGYKDPRVTLHIGDGVAFLKAVHEGTYDAIIVDSSDPIGPAQELFEKPFFESVAKALRPGGVICTQAESIWLHMHIIEDIVANCRQIFKGSVNYAWTSVPTYPSGVIGFMLCSTEGPPVDFKHPINPIEGDDSHCKSNGPLKFYNKEMHAAAFCLPSFAKKVIESKAI; from the exons ATGGCGGAGGAGAGCGGCGCCGCTACCGATTTCCCAGTGAAGAGGCAGAGGGAGGACGAAGAATTGAACAACCACCACAACCACAAACACAACGGTGTCGAAATGGAAGGAATCAACGACAATAATAGTATTAGCACCAACAAAGAGTCTGAATATATTTCATCTGTTATACCCGGTTGGTTTTCTGAGATCAGCCCAATGTGGCCAG GAGAAGCACATTCTTTGAAGGTGGAAAAGATCTTATTTCAAGGAAAATCTGAATACCAGAATGTTATGGTTTTCCAG TCTTCAACCTATGGAAATGTTCTTGTTTTGGATGGTGTGATTCAACTCACAGAGAGGGATGAATGCGCATATCAAGAAATGATTGTACATCTCCCACTTTGCTCGATTCCCAATCCAAAGAAG gttttggttattggaggaggggatggcgGTGTCTTACGTGAAGTGTCTCGCCATTCTTCTGTTGAGCAGATAGATATTTGTGAAATTGATAAAATGGTCGTTGAT GTTTCTGAACAATTTTTCCCTCACGTCTCTATCGGATATAAGGATCCCCGTGTAACTCTACATATTGGTGATG gCGTTGCTTTTTTGAAAGCTGTTCATGAAGGAACTTATGATGCAATTATAGTAGACTCTTCTGATCCAATAG GTCCTGCACAGGAACTTTTTGAAAAGCCATTTTTTGAGTCAGTAGCAAAGGCTCTTCGTCCTGGAGGGGTTATTTGTACTCAAGCAGAAAGCATATGGCTTCACATGCACATAATCGAAGATATTGTTGCAAATTGCCGCCAGATATTCAAAGGCTCTGTCAACTATGCATGGACCTCAGTTCCTACATACCCAAG TGGGGTGATTGGTTTCATGCTTTGCTCTACCGAGGGGCCGCCCGTGGATTTCAAGCATCCAATCAACCCAATAGAGGGTGATGATAGCCATTGCAAATCAAACGGGCCCTTGAAATTCTACAACAAAGAG ATGCATGCAGCAGCTTTCTGTTTGCCGTCTTTTGCCAAAAAGGTGATCGAATCGAAAGCTATATGA